One Sinorhizobium sp. BG8 DNA window includes the following coding sequences:
- the aguB gene encoding N-carbamoylputrescine amidase yields the protein MRNVTLAATQMACSWDIEKNIATAERLVREAAGRGANIILIQELFETPYFCQEQYFGFCELAKPLENNPLVAHFSALAAELGVVLPVSYFEKAGRAFYNSVAIVDADGSVLGNYRKSHIPDGPGYTEKFYFSPGDTGFRVWKTRFGTIGCGICWDQWFPEAARSMALLGAEILLYPTAIGSEPHDATIDSAAHWQRVMQGHAAANMVPLVASNRIGTEEGRNDTALTFYGSSFIADQTGAKVAEADRENSGVLLATFDLDAIERQRWGWGLFRDRRPDLYGPVATLDGRA from the coding sequence ATGCGGAATGTGACGCTTGCGGCCACGCAGATGGCCTGCAGCTGGGATATCGAAAAGAACATTGCAACGGCCGAGCGTCTCGTGCGCGAGGCGGCCGGGCGCGGTGCCAACATCATCCTGATCCAGGAGCTGTTCGAGACACCCTATTTCTGCCAGGAGCAGTATTTCGGTTTCTGCGAGCTGGCGAAACCGCTCGAGAACAACCCGCTCGTCGCTCATTTCTCGGCTCTCGCGGCCGAACTCGGTGTGGTCCTGCCGGTGAGCTATTTCGAAAAGGCTGGCCGGGCCTTCTACAATTCAGTGGCGATCGTTGATGCCGATGGTTCGGTGCTCGGAAACTACCGCAAGAGCCATATCCCGGATGGTCCGGGCTACACGGAGAAGTTCTATTTTTCCCCGGGCGATACCGGTTTCAGGGTCTGGAAGACCCGGTTCGGCACGATCGGCTGTGGAATCTGCTGGGACCAGTGGTTTCCGGAAGCTGCTCGCAGCATGGCGCTCCTCGGAGCTGAAATCCTGCTCTATCCCACCGCGATCGGTAGCGAACCTCACGACGCCACGATCGACAGCGCGGCACACTGGCAGCGTGTCATGCAGGGGCATGCCGCTGCCAACATGGTTCCGCTCGTGGCATCCAACCGGATCGGCACCGAAGAGGGGCGCAACGACACGGCCCTCACCTTCTATGGCTCGTCCTTCATCGCCGACCAGACGGGTGCCAAGGTGGCAGAGGCCGACCGGGAGAACTCCGGCGTGCTGCTTGCGACCTTCGATCTCGATGCCATAGAGCGGCAACGCTGGGGATGGGGACTTTTCCGGGATCGGCGGCCGGATCTCTACGGCCCTGTGGCGACACTCGACGGGCGTGCATAG
- a CDS encoding DMT family transporter yields the protein MSELFAISAAICIAMSGMLIGELNGRVHVLRLARWQMIAAFLMTGAVSLFLGGWQSVAAWQLGYLAASSFFGIIVASTTYFATIYAIGARNTALMFSLTAPFAVLLGYVVLGETISIQQGGGILLVLAGIILAIGLRGRQGEGVSSPSEGRQVPVRLPWHGIALGAITAFGQALGSLCARPAMATGVEPFTAMAIRSGIAMVFFLMLSVLPIAALRRAPAVALKTVGIAVLAAFLGTGLGMSLLMAALAHGNVGIVSTLSSMTPVVILPMVWFRTGVCPPAQSWLGACLAVLGTALITL from the coding sequence ATGTCCGAACTGTTCGCGATCTCCGCCGCCATCTGTATTGCCATGAGCGGCATGCTGATTGGCGAACTGAACGGACGCGTGCACGTTCTGCGCCTCGCGCGCTGGCAGATGATCGCTGCCTTCCTGATGACCGGGGCCGTTTCGCTTTTCCTGGGCGGTTGGCAATCTGTGGCGGCGTGGCAGCTGGGCTACCTGGCCGCGTCCAGCTTCTTCGGAATCATCGTCGCAAGCACCACCTATTTTGCGACTATCTATGCGATCGGTGCACGCAATACGGCGCTGATGTTCTCATTGACTGCACCCTTTGCCGTTCTGCTCGGCTATGTAGTGTTGGGCGAGACAATCAGCATCCAGCAAGGCGGGGGGATCTTGCTGGTCCTGGCGGGGATCATACTTGCGATTGGTCTCCGCGGTCGTCAAGGTGAAGGCGTTTCGTCTCCGTCCGAGGGACGCCAGGTGCCGGTGCGTCTGCCATGGCATGGGATCGCGCTCGGAGCGATCACGGCCTTTGGCCAGGCGCTCGGCAGCCTCTGCGCACGTCCGGCCATGGCGACGGGTGTCGAACCCTTTACCGCGATGGCCATACGGTCCGGCATCGCGATGGTCTTTTTCCTGATGTTGTCGGTCTTGCCCATCGCTGCACTGAGGCGGGCTCCGGCGGTAGCTCTCAAAACGGTTGGCATTGCCGTGCTGGCTGCGTTTCTCGGAACAGGGCTTGGCATGTCACTGCTGATGGCGGCGCTTGCGCACGGAAACGTCGGGATCGTTTCGACCCTGTCGTCGATGACGCCCGTGGTGATTTTGCCGATGGTGTGGTTTCGAACCGGGGTTTGCCCGCCCGCGCAATCCTGGCTCGGTGCGTGCCTGGCCGTCCTGGGTACGGCGCTGATCACACTCTAG